A region of the Peredibacter starrii genome:
CGTATGCGAAAGTGGGTAAGACAGAATCGGGCCCCAATGAACTTTGATAATTATATGAGCTTTATGATCGCAAGCATTGATGCAACCTTGGTAGCTCAGAACTTTGCCCTCTTGGCGGAATCTGTTGGTCTTGGAATTTGTTTCATGGGCACTACTCTCGCTAATGCTCATGAGATAGGACGGGTCTTAAATTGTCCTGCCAATGTAGTGCCGGTGGTGGGCTTTTCATTGGGATATCCAGACGAAGCACCTGAAGTGAGAAAGCGCCTTCCCCTTTCAGGTGTGATTCATCAGGAGAAATACCAGGACTACACACCAGAACAAGTTGGTGAGATTTATCAAGAGCGAGAAACACTCGGGATGAAACGCTATTCAGAAGTGCCTGAGTTAAAAAAGATGATGAAAAAACATCGTGCCACAAACTTGGCAGAGGTATATACGAAAGTAAAATATACCAGAGAGTCTCACATTACCTACTCGCAAAATGTGCTTACCTATTTAAGTGAACAGAACTTTATGAATCACTCGTAGTTAAAGAGATCTCTTTCTTCTTCAATGGTGAAGTTAGGTACATCAGGGAATCCTTCGCCATTAAAGATTTCTTCCGCCATTTGAGCGAACTCGATGGTGTGAGTATCTGCTTCTTGGTGTAGAAAGAGAAAGGTTTCCTGA
Encoded here:
- a CDS encoding nitroreductase family protein; the protein is MQNKIFEGIASHRSIRKYKDQEVSDDIIHQIAETAMNASSSGNMQSYSIIVTKDKKLRKKLYPLHFKQSMVLDAPVLITFCADFNRMRKWVRQNRAPMNFDNYMSFMIASIDATLVAQNFALLAESVGLGICFMGTTLANAHEIGRVLNCPANVVPVVGFSLGYPDEAPEVRKRLPLSGVIHQEKYQDYTPEQVGEIYQERETLGMKRYSEVPELKKMMKKHRATNLAEVYTKVKYTRESHITYSQNVLTYLSEQNFMNHS